In the Leptolyngbyaceae cyanobacterium genome, one interval contains:
- a CDS encoding DUF5340 domain-containing protein, producing MEPIPLPSPIHYELILQLLERKTRLAVSQKPELNDKVQQLIIAMRKAVALQKQVEELCQRGNLPTDYFWSINHVTSPSGELPNGKKTDPESHPDSFPIRQG from the coding sequence ATGGAGCCAATTCCTCTTCCCTCTCCCATCCACTACGAACTGATCCTTCAGTTACTAGAAAGGAAAACAAGATTGGCAGTATCTCAAAAGCCAGAATTAAATGACAAAGTTCAGCAACTAATTATCGCTATGCGGAAAGCAGTTGCTCTCCAAAAGCAAGTTGAAGAACTTTGTCAAAGAGGAAATTTGCCTACCGACTATTTTTGGTCGATCAATCATGTAACTTCCCCATCCGGCGAATTACCTAACGGCAAAAAAACCGATCCAGAATCTCACCCAGACTCCTTTCCCATCCGCCAAGGTTGA